The Bacteroidota bacterium region TTTTTTACAATTGACAGTGTTCAGGTTGATTTTGGCGATGGAATTCAAATAACAGAAGTGAACAACCCTCCCACATCTTCTTTCAATTTCTCACAACCGCACTCGTACACTTCGGCAGGAAGTTATATTGTATGTATCGCCGAATACACTTCCTGGGGCGGTTCACCACAGCAGCCTTGTACACATTGCGATACGATCACCCTTGGCTCCACTTCCGGGATTTTCAAACCCGCACAACAACAATTAAACATTTACCCAAATCCCACTAGCAATTCAATCATCGTTGAAATTCCATCAACAATCGGAAATTCATTTCTTCAGTTGTTCGATATTTCCGGAAGAAAATTGCTCCTCAGAGAACTTCCCGTTGGCTCAGGAAATAACTTCTCGTTGGATTTAAACAAATTTAATCCCGGCCTGTATTACCTTCAGTTGCAGACGGAACAAGGAAAATATTTTTCAAGGCTTGTAAAGGATTGAGAAAATACGTTTTCCAATTGTAAAATTTGGCGAATCGACTATATCATTCGGTAAAATATGAAGACCTTTGCTGAATAATTTCTAAGTTTGAAAGATTAAGCAAAAGACCCATGAATCGAGTGTATAGCCCTGTTTCACTTTTATTTTTATTCAGCATAGTGCTTTGTTCCTGCCGGCATGAAGTTTCAGAACGGAAGAAAGACAAAGAAGAGATGAACGACTGGCTGATCAATCAGCGGATGTATCCTTACGGTAATGTGGATTATGCAGCATACCGTCGGGCTGTTCAGTATGTCAGAAACGAACAGGAGCAAATGCGTCGTGCCGGCAACAGAAACATCTGGGAATTTGCCGGTCCGCAGAATGTCGGTGGCCGGATCACCGATGTGGAAATGCACGCGTCATCACTACAGACAATGTATCTCTGTGCCGCGTCGGGTGGAATTTTCAAATCGACAGATGGCGGAGGTTCCTGGAATCCGATCTTCGATGACCAGCCGTCACTTTCAATTGGCGACCTTGCGATCGCGCCATCCAATCCGGATATTTTGTATGCGGGAACCGGAGAAGCCAATGCCGGAGGCGGTTCGCTGACGTATGACGGAATGGGTGTTTACAAATCAACAGACGGAGGAAATCAATGGACACATGTTGGTCTTGATTCCACGCGCAATACAGGACGCATCGCCATTCATCCATTTAATCCTGACATAGCCTACGCCGCGACGATGGGAGATTTGTTTGGCGACACTCCGCAACGCGGACTTTACAAAACTTCAGACGGAGGAAACAGCTGGCAACAAATACTTTTTCAAAATGATTCTACCGGAGCCATCGATGTTGTTGTTCATCCGCAAAACCCGGATACGGTTTGGGCCTGTATGTGGACGCGCGTGCGCAGACCGGATCGCAGACATTACGGAGGTCCCGCATCCGGAATTTATCGCTCCTTCGATGGGGGAAATTCATGGACGAATCTGACTTCAGGATTGAATCTTCCGGGCAATGCCGGACGCATAGGCATCGCCATTTCTCAAAGTGATCCGGATGTTCTCTACGCGACAGTTACCGATGAATTCGGATACAATGTTTCTATTTATAAAAGTATCGACCTTGGCTCGAACTGGGCGGCGATCTCTTCTCCAACAGCCGGTGATTTCGGCTATTGGTACGGACGTATAAAAGTAGATCCCACTGATCCGAACATTGTGTACGCTGTTGATTTCGATTTATACAAAACAACAGACGGCGGATTAACCTGGAACCAGATGTCTTCCATGGTTCATGTTGATCAACATGAAGTTTACATTCACCCGCTTAATCATGATTTTGTACTGCTTGGAAATGACGGTGGTTTATACACCTCTTTCGATGGTGGTGTCAACTGGATGCATGATGAATCATTGCCGATCACACAGTTTTATACTTGTGAAGTGGATGAACAAAATCCTTCGCGTTTGTTTGGAGGAGCACAGGACAATGGCGTGCAGACCACACCCAGCGGTTCTTTCAACGACTGGTACGACATCTGGTACGGAGACGGTTTTGGAGTACTCGTTGATCCGAATGATCCTTCGTATGTGTATGCCGCCAGTCAATATGGCAACATCAATTCCGGATTAACGGGAATCGACCCGCAGGATCGTTTTAACTGGAACACACCATTTGTATTGAATCCGATTAACACCAATTCAATTTATCTTGCGTCTAATCATGTTTACAAATCAACGGATCGTGGTCAGCACTGGACGCAAATCAGTCAGGATCTTACGGGGAATACCGGTGTCGCGATAGCTTATCCCATCGTGTACGAAACCGTCACTTCCATTTCTGTGAGCGCTGCTGATACGAATGTTATTTATGCCGGCACAGACGACGGACATGTTTGGGTCACCAACAATGAAGGAGCCAGCTGGACAGAAATCAGTATCGGCTTACCGGTGCGATGGGTCACACGTGTTACAGCAGATCCGCACGATGCGCAAAAAGTGTATGTTACTCTTTCCGGATATCGTTACCACGACAACATGTCTCATGTGTACATGACGAACAATGGCGGACAAAGCTGGAATGATATCGGAGGAAATCTTCCGGATGTTCCTGTGAACGATCTGGTGATTGATACCGTCAACGCGATGCTTTATCTCGGAACAGATGTTGGTGTATTTTTTACAAACGAAGGCGGAAGTAACTGGCAACTTCTTGGAACCGGTTTACCAACCGTTCCAATTACGGACTTACGCATTCATTATCCGACAATGCATCTCTACGCCGCGACCTACGGACGATCCATGTATAAGTATGATCTCGGAATCACTGCGGGGGTGAATAACGTTTCTTCTCAGGAGAACAAAGCAAATATGAAATTATATCCTTCATTGATTACGGATCACACGACGATAGAAATTAATTTGCCTGAGGCAATGAACGGCACACTTTCAATGCACGATATTTCAGGAAGGCAAATAAAAATTATTCAAAAGGGAAATTATCCCAAAG contains the following coding sequences:
- a CDS encoding T9SS type A sorting domain-containing protein; this encodes MHKALPLLLCLLIFTKPGRTLAQCSFNHTESGLDVNVEYSETLSPFFTIDSVQVDFGDGIQITEVNNPPTSSFNFSQPHSYTSAGSYIVCIAEYTSWGGSPQQPCTHCDTITLGSTSGIFKPAQQQLNIYPNPTSNSIIVEIPSTIGNSFLQLFDISGRKLLLRELPVGSGNNFSLDLNKFNPGLYYLQLQTEQGKYFSRLVKD
- a CDS encoding glycosyl hydrolase — its product is MNRVYSPVSLLFLFSIVLCSCRHEVSERKKDKEEMNDWLINQRMYPYGNVDYAAYRRAVQYVRNEQEQMRRAGNRNIWEFAGPQNVGGRITDVEMHASSLQTMYLCAASGGIFKSTDGGGSWNPIFDDQPSLSIGDLAIAPSNPDILYAGTGEANAGGGSLTYDGMGVYKSTDGGNQWTHVGLDSTRNTGRIAIHPFNPDIAYAATMGDLFGDTPQRGLYKTSDGGNSWQQILFQNDSTGAIDVVVHPQNPDTVWACMWTRVRRPDRRHYGGPASGIYRSFDGGNSWTNLTSGLNLPGNAGRIGIAISQSDPDVLYATVTDEFGYNVSIYKSIDLGSNWAAISSPTAGDFGYWYGRIKVDPTDPNIVYAVDFDLYKTTDGGLTWNQMSSMVHVDQHEVYIHPLNHDFVLLGNDGGLYTSFDGGVNWMHDESLPITQFYTCEVDEQNPSRLFGGAQDNGVQTTPSGSFNDWYDIWYGDGFGVLVDPNDPSYVYAASQYGNINSGLTGIDPQDRFNWNTPFVLNPINTNSIYLASNHVYKSTDRGQHWTQISQDLTGNTGVAIAYPIVYETVTSISVSAADTNVIYAGTDDGHVWVTNNEGASWTEISIGLPVRWVTRVTADPHDAQKVYVTLSGYRYHDNMSHVYMTNNGGQSWNDIGGNLPDVPVNDLVIDTVNAMLYLGTDVGVFFTNEGGSNWQLLGTGLPTVPITDLRIHYPTMHLYAATYGRSMYKYDLGITAGVNNVSSQENKANMKLYPSLITDHTTIEINLPEAMNGTLSMHDISGRQIKIIQKGNYPKGKTRVQLNLSDQEKSFMQQGIVFLKLHGDNGAMVSTKGVFIN